Proteins encoded in a region of the Chryseobacterium piperi genome:
- a CDS encoding GxxExxY protein, whose translation MTENELSYKVIGAALEVHKNMGVGLLEHAYETAMAYELTKLGLSVERQICLPLKYKEITIEDSFRVDLIVDNKIIIEVKSVLELHPVFYSQVLTYLKLTNIKLGLLINFNSPLIKDGIHRIVNKLIDE comes from the coding sequence ATGACAGAAAATGAATTGTCCTATAAAGTTATAGGAGCTGCTTTGGAAGTTCATAAAAATATGGGAGTTGGCCTGTTAGAGCATGCCTATGAGACTGCAATGGCTTATGAGTTAACAAAGTTGGGTCTAAGTGTGGAACGACAAATTTGTTTACCATTAAAGTATAAGGAAATAACAATTGAAGATTCATTCAGAGTAGACCTGATTGTTGATAATAAGATAATAATCGAAGTAAAGTCAGTACTAGAGTTACACCCAGTTTTTTATTCTCAGGTATTAACTTATCTAAAACTGACCAATATTAAGCTGGGATTGCTTATTAATTTTAATAGTCCTCTTATTAAAGATGGAATTCATAGAATTGTAAATAAATTGATTGATGAATAA
- a CDS encoding copper homeostasis protein CutC: MSKIEIACFNPQSAMIAFENGADRIELCDGLSEGGTTPDFKTAQQLREKINIPIFVMIRPRGGNFTYSEKEFETMKEDLKQLKSLNIDGFVFGILDEYDEVNMEQNKTLVELAAPLPCTFHRAFDRANGLESSLEKVIDCGFKTILTSGQKPNVAEGKENLKKLVELAGGKIEILVGGGLRSSNIQDLRDFTKAGYFHSSAITDGGQFASADEVVALKNK, from the coding sequence ATGTCAAAAATAGAAATAGCTTGTTTTAATCCCCAATCTGCAATGATTGCTTTTGAAAATGGGGCGGATAGAATCGAATTATGCGACGGACTAAGTGAAGGAGGAACAACTCCGGATTTTAAAACAGCACAACAACTTCGCGAAAAAATAAATATTCCAATTTTTGTGATGATTCGTCCCCGTGGTGGAAACTTTACCTATTCTGAAAAGGAATTTGAGACGATGAAAGAAGATTTGAAGCAACTGAAATCTTTGAATATTGATGGCTTCGTTTTCGGAATTTTAGATGAATATGATGAGGTTAATATGGAACAGAACAAGACCCTGGTTGAATTAGCCGCTCCGCTGCCTTGTACTTTTCATCGTGCTTTTGACAGAGCCAATGGATTGGAGTCTTCTTTAGAAAAAGTAATTGACTGTGGTTTTAAAACGATTCTTACTTCCGGGCAAAAACCTAATGTGGCTGAAGGAAAAGAAAATCTGAAAAAGCTTGTTGAGCTTGCTGGTGGAAAAATAGAAATTCTGGTAGGAGGTGGACTTCGTTCTTCCAATATCCAGGATTTGAGAGATTTTACCAAAGCCGGATATTTCCATTCATCGGCCATTACGGATGGTGGACAGTTTGCAAGCGCGGATGAAGTGGTTGCTTTGAAAAATAAGTAA
- a CDS encoding isoaspartyl peptidase/L-asparaginase family protein, with product MNSRRKFIKNTALASSALLLNPLDLIAKELPGNNGIVNKPIVLSTWNFGLKANEEAWTILGKNRRALDAVEKGVRLVELDPSERSVGYGGRPDRDGRVTLDACIMDENYNIGSVACIENIKNPISVARAVMEKTPHVMLVGDGAFQFAISQGFKKENLLTPESEKEWKEWLKNSKYQPIVNIENHDTIGMIALDAQGNLSGACTTSGMAYKMHGRVGDSPIIGAGLFVDNEVGAATATGHGEEVIRTVGTHLVVELMRQGKNPQQACKEAVERIVKIAQRRNKNLKDIQVGFIALNKQGEYGSYCIQDGFNFAVHDQKGNRLETPEFALK from the coding sequence ATGAACTCAAGACGAAAATTTATAAAAAATACAGCACTGGCATCTTCTGCATTATTGTTGAATCCATTAGATTTAATTGCGAAAGAATTGCCTGGAAACAATGGAATTGTCAATAAGCCGATTGTTCTCTCCACATGGAATTTTGGATTGAAAGCTAATGAAGAAGCATGGACTATTCTTGGTAAAAACCGAAGAGCATTAGATGCTGTTGAAAAAGGAGTTCGTTTGGTAGAGCTTGATCCAAGTGAAAGGAGTGTAGGGTATGGCGGACGTCCGGACAGGGATGGAAGGGTAACGTTAGATGCCTGTATTATGGATGAAAACTATAATATAGGATCTGTAGCCTGTATAGAAAATATTAAAAATCCTATTTCTGTTGCAAGGGCAGTTATGGAAAAAACACCTCATGTTATGTTGGTAGGAGACGGAGCTTTTCAGTTTGCCATCTCACAAGGTTTCAAAAAAGAAAATTTACTAACACCCGAGTCTGAAAAAGAATGGAAAGAATGGCTGAAAAATAGCAAATACCAACCGATTGTGAATATAGAAAACCATGATACCATAGGAATGATAGCACTGGATGCTCAAGGAAATCTTTCCGGGGCATGTACCACCAGTGGGATGGCTTATAAAATGCATGGCAGAGTCGGGGACTCACCTATTATAGGAGCTGGCTTATTTGTGGATAATGAAGTGGGAGCGGCAACAGCTACCGGGCATGGAGAAGAAGTAATAAGAACAGTAGGAACCCATCTGGTAGTTGAATTGATGAGACAGGGGAAAAATCCACAACAAGCTTGTAAAGAGGCAGTAGAAAGAATTGTGAAAATTGCACAACGAAGAAACAAAAATTTAAAAGATATCCAGGTAGGCTTTATTGCCTTGAATAAACAAGGAGAATATGGGTCTTATTGTATTCAGGATGGATTTAATTTTGCGGTTCACGATCAAAAAGGAAACCGTTTAGAAACACCTGAGTTTGCTTTGAAATAA